In Macaca fascicularis isolate 582-1 chromosome 15, T2T-MFA8v1.1, one genomic interval encodes:
- the SAPCD2 gene encoding suppressor APC domain-containing protein 2 isoform X3: MAGAAMAERGRVPPPAPAPGTEGLPRAFLQSLRTLFDILDDRRRGCVHLREIESRWQGTDARELPCGVLEGLRQVAPASGYLTFERFVAGLRTSLLSADGGPRDPTRAPARPGDQPPPPPQRLVFAPADEPRTVLERKPLPLGVRAPLAGPSGAARSPEQLCAPAEAAPCPADPERSQSAALEPSSSADAGEGNLLPVHLPRGTGLGSGSSWTPDPGGRLRGPGGKGASCLSWCSGLQGPGGGLRGCPAGPPCPRGTSEAHYHQRRGLRPGKLMHAWTCACSLGPGIPCTCTCCS, translated from the exons ATGGCCGGGGCCGCCATGGCCGAGCGGGGTCGCGTGCCTCCCCCCGCACCCGCGCCGGGCACGGAGGGGCTGCCGCGCGCCTTCCTGCAGAGCCTGCGCACCCTCTTCGACATCCTGGACGACCGGCGGCGCGGCTGCGTGCACCTGCGCGAGATCGAGTCCCGCTGGCAGGGCACCGACGCGCGGGAGCTGCCCTGCGGGGTGCTGGAGGGCTTGCGCCAGGTGGCCCCGGCCAGCGGCTACCTGACCTTTGAGCGCTTCGTGGCCGGCCTCCGCACTTCCCTGCTGAGCGCCGACGGCGGCCCCCGGGACCCCACGCGCGCCCCGGCCCGGCCCGGGGaccagccgccgccgccgccgcagcgcCTGGTGTTCGCGCCTGCCGACGAGCCGCGGACGGTCCTGGAGAGGAAGCCCCTGCCCCTGGGCGTGCGCGCCCCTCTGGCCGGTCCCAGCGGCGCGGCCCGCAGCCCGGAGCAGTTGTGCGCCCCGGCAGAGGCGGCGCCCTGCCCCGCGGATCCCGAGCGGTCCCAGAGCGCGGCGTTGGAACCGAGCTCCAGTGCGGACGCAG GGGAAGGAAACCTGCTGCCTGTGCATCTCCCACGAGGGACGGGGCTGGGGAGCGGTTCTTCGTGGACTCCGGATCCTGGAGGGCGCCTCCGCGGGCCTGGAGGGAAAGGGGCTTCATGCCTGTCGTG GTGCAGTGGCCTGCAGGGCCCTGGAGGTGGACTCAGGGGATGCCCGGCGGGCCCCCCGTGCCCGAGGGGAACGTCGGAGGCACACTATCACCAGCGGCGTGGACTGCGGCCTG GCAAGCTCATGCATGCATGGACGTGTGCGTGCTCACTGGGGCCAGGCATTCCATGTACATGCACGTGTTGCAGCTGA
- the UAP1L1 gene encoding UDP-N-acetylhexosamine pyrophosphorylase-like protein 1 isoform X1: protein MASEQDVRARLQRAGQEHLLRFWAELAPESRAALLAELALLEPEALREHCRRAAEACARPHGPLPGLAERLRPLPAERVGRASRSDPETRRRWEEEGFRQIALNKVAVLLLAGGQGTRLGVTYPKGMYRVGLPSGKTLYQLQAERIRRVEQLAGERHGTCCTVPWYVMTSEFTLGPTAEFFREHDFFHLDPANVVMFEQRLLPAVTFDGKVILERKDKVAMAPDGNGGLYCALEDHKILEDMERRGVEFVHVYCVDNILVRLADPVFIGFCVLQGADCGAKVVEKAYPEEPVGVVCQVDGVPQVVEYSEISPDTAQLRASDGGLLYNAGNICNHFFTRGFLKAVTREFEPLLKPHVAVKKVPYVDEEGNLIKPLKPNGIKMEKFVFDVFRFAKNFVAFEVLREEEFSPLKNAEPADRDSPRTSRQALLAQHYRWALQAGARFLDAHGAWPPELPGLPPNGDPPAICEISPLVSYSGEVRAACPYLGLFWSQVFNTTWGEVAAWVETAQLYLG, encoded by the exons ATGGCCTCGGAGCAGGACGTGCGCGCCCGGCTGCAGCGCGCTGGCCAGGAGCACCTCCTGCGCTTCTGGGCCGAGCTGGCGCCGGAGTCGCGAGCCGCGCTGCTGGCGGAGCTGGCGCTGCTGGAGCCCGAGGCGCTGCGCGAGCACTGCCGGCGGGCGGCGGAGGCCTGCGCGCGCCCCCACGGCCCGCTGCCCGGCTTGGCCGAGCGCCTGCGGCCCCTGCCCGCCGAGCGCGTAGGCAGGGCCAGCCGCAGCGACCCCGAGACGCGGCGGCGCTGGGAGGAGGAAG GTTTCCGCCAGATTGCCCTGAACAAGGTGGCCGTCCTGCTGCTGGCGGGGGGGCAGGGCACTCGCCTGGGCGTGACCTACCCCAAGGGTATGTACCGTGTGGGGCTGCCCAGCGGGAAGACCCTGTACCAGCTGCAGGCGGAGCGGATTCGGCGGGTGGAGCAGCTGGCCGGTGAGCGCCACGGGACCTGCTGCACCGTCCCCTG GTACGTCATGACCAGCGAGTTCACTCTGGGGCCCACGGCCGAGTTCTTCAGGGAGCACGACTTCTTCCACTTGGACCCCGCCAACGTGGTCATGTTTGAGCAGCGCCTGCTGCCTGCTGTGACCTTTGATGGCAAGGTGATCCTGGAGCGGAAAGACAAAGTTGCCATGGCCCCAG ACGGAAACGGGGGCCTCTACTGCGCACTGGAGGACCACAAGATCCTGGAGGACATGGAGCGCCGCGGAGTGGAGTTTGTGCACGTGTACTGTGTGGACAACATCCTGGTGCGACTGGCAGACCCTGTCTTCATCGGCTTCTGTGTGTTGCAGGGCGCAGACTGTGGCGCCAAG GTGGTGGAAAAGGCATACCCCGAGGAGCCCGTGGGCGTGGTGTGCCAGGTGGACGGCGTCCCCCAGGTGGTGGAGTACAGCGAGATCAGTCCTGACACCGCACAGCTGCGTGCCTCCGACGGGGGCCTGCTGTACAATGCAGGCAACATCTGCAACCACTTCTTCACCCGAGGCTTCCTTAAGGCGGTCACCAG GGAGTTTGAGCCTTTGCTGAAGCCACACGTGGCTGTGAAGAAAGTCCCGTATGTGGATGAGGAGGGGAACCTGATAAAGCCGCTAAAACCCAACGGGATAAAGATGGAGAAGTTTGTGTTTGATGTGTTCCGGTTTGCTAA GAACTTCGTTGCCTTTGAAGTACTACGGGAGGAGGAATTTTCCCCACTGAAGAACGCAGAGCCGGCCGACAGGGATAGTCCCCGTACCTCCCGCCAGGCCCTGCTCGCCCAGCACTACCGGTGGGCTCTGCAGGCAGGGGCCCGCTTCCTGGATGCCCATGGGGCCTGGCCCCCAGAGCTGCCCGG CTTACCCCCAAATGGAGACCCTCCGGCCATCTGTGAGATATCGCCCTTGGTGTCTTACTCTGGAGAGGTGAGAGCTGCCTGTCCCTATCTGGGGCTTTTCTGGAGTCAGGTTTTTAATACCACCTGGGGAGAGGTGGCTGCTTGGGTGGAGACGGCACAGCTCTACCTCGGTTAA
- the UAP1L1 gene encoding UDP-N-acetylhexosamine pyrophosphorylase-like protein 1 isoform X2, translating into MASEQDVRARLQRAGQEHLLRFWAELAPESRAALLAELALLEPEALREHCRRAAEACARPHGPLPGLAERLRPLPAERVGRASRSDPETRRRWEEEGFRQIALNKVAVLLLAGGQGTRLGVTYPKGMYRVGLPSGKTLYQLQAERIRRVEQLAGERHGTCCTVPWYVMTSEFTLGPTAEFFREHDFFHLDPANVVMFEQRLLPAVTFDGKVILERKDKVAMAPDGNGGLYCALEDHKILEDMERRGVEFVHVYCVDNILVRLADPVFIGFCVLQGADCGAKVVEKAYPEEPVGVVCQVDGVPQVVEYSEISPDTAQLRASDGGLLYNAGNICNHFFTRGFLKAVTREFEPLLKPHVAVKKVPYVDEEGNLIKPLKPNGIKMEKFVFDVFRFAKNFVAFEVLREEEFSPLKNAEPADRDSPRTSRQALLAQHYRWALQAGARFLDAHGAWPPELPGLPPNGDPPAICEISPLVSYSGEGLEVYLQGREFQSPFILDEDQARELLQPRES; encoded by the exons ATGGCCTCGGAGCAGGACGTGCGCGCCCGGCTGCAGCGCGCTGGCCAGGAGCACCTCCTGCGCTTCTGGGCCGAGCTGGCGCCGGAGTCGCGAGCCGCGCTGCTGGCGGAGCTGGCGCTGCTGGAGCCCGAGGCGCTGCGCGAGCACTGCCGGCGGGCGGCGGAGGCCTGCGCGCGCCCCCACGGCCCGCTGCCCGGCTTGGCCGAGCGCCTGCGGCCCCTGCCCGCCGAGCGCGTAGGCAGGGCCAGCCGCAGCGACCCCGAGACGCGGCGGCGCTGGGAGGAGGAAG GTTTCCGCCAGATTGCCCTGAACAAGGTGGCCGTCCTGCTGCTGGCGGGGGGGCAGGGCACTCGCCTGGGCGTGACCTACCCCAAGGGTATGTACCGTGTGGGGCTGCCCAGCGGGAAGACCCTGTACCAGCTGCAGGCGGAGCGGATTCGGCGGGTGGAGCAGCTGGCCGGTGAGCGCCACGGGACCTGCTGCACCGTCCCCTG GTACGTCATGACCAGCGAGTTCACTCTGGGGCCCACGGCCGAGTTCTTCAGGGAGCACGACTTCTTCCACTTGGACCCCGCCAACGTGGTCATGTTTGAGCAGCGCCTGCTGCCTGCTGTGACCTTTGATGGCAAGGTGATCCTGGAGCGGAAAGACAAAGTTGCCATGGCCCCAG ACGGAAACGGGGGCCTCTACTGCGCACTGGAGGACCACAAGATCCTGGAGGACATGGAGCGCCGCGGAGTGGAGTTTGTGCACGTGTACTGTGTGGACAACATCCTGGTGCGACTGGCAGACCCTGTCTTCATCGGCTTCTGTGTGTTGCAGGGCGCAGACTGTGGCGCCAAG GTGGTGGAAAAGGCATACCCCGAGGAGCCCGTGGGCGTGGTGTGCCAGGTGGACGGCGTCCCCCAGGTGGTGGAGTACAGCGAGATCAGTCCTGACACCGCACAGCTGCGTGCCTCCGACGGGGGCCTGCTGTACAATGCAGGCAACATCTGCAACCACTTCTTCACCCGAGGCTTCCTTAAGGCGGTCACCAG GGAGTTTGAGCCTTTGCTGAAGCCACACGTGGCTGTGAAGAAAGTCCCGTATGTGGATGAGGAGGGGAACCTGATAAAGCCGCTAAAACCCAACGGGATAAAGATGGAGAAGTTTGTGTTTGATGTGTTCCGGTTTGCTAA GAACTTCGTTGCCTTTGAAGTACTACGGGAGGAGGAATTTTCCCCACTGAAGAACGCAGAGCCGGCCGACAGGGATAGTCCCCGTACCTCCCGCCAGGCCCTGCTCGCCCAGCACTACCGGTGGGCTCTGCAGGCAGGGGCCCGCTTCCTGGATGCCCATGGGGCCTGGCCCCCAGAGCTGCCCGG CTTACCCCCAAATGGAGACCCTCCGGCCATCTGTGAGATATCGCCCTTGGTGTCTTACTCTGGAGAG GGTTTAGAAGTGTACCTGCAAGGCCGGGAGTTCCAGTCCCCGTTCATCTTGGATGAGGACCAGGCCAGGGAGCTACTACAGCCACGGGAGTCCTGA
- the SAPCD2 gene encoding suppressor APC domain-containing protein 2 isoform X1, protein MAGAAMAERGRVPPPAPAPGTEGLPRAFLQSLRTLFDILDDRRRGCVHLREIESRWQGTDARELPCGVLEGLRQVAPASGYLTFERFVAGLRTSLLSADGGPRDPTRAPARPGDQPPPPPQRLVFAPADEPRTVLERKPLPLGVRAPLAGPSGAARSPEQLCAPAEAAPCPADPERSQSAALEPSSSADAGEGNLLPVHLPRGTGLGSGSSWTPDPGGRLRGPGGKGASCLSWQAHACMDVCVLTGARHSMYMHVLQLKQMKELEQEKEVLLQGLEMMARGRDWYQQQLQRVQERQRRLGQSRASADCGAAGSPRPLGRLLPKVQEVARCLGELLAAACASRVLPPSSSGPPCPALTSTSPLGWQQQTILMLKEQNRLLTQEVTEKSERITQLEQEKSALIKQLFEARALSQQDGGPLDSTFI, encoded by the exons ATGGCCGGGGCCGCCATGGCCGAGCGGGGTCGCGTGCCTCCCCCCGCACCCGCGCCGGGCACGGAGGGGCTGCCGCGCGCCTTCCTGCAGAGCCTGCGCACCCTCTTCGACATCCTGGACGACCGGCGGCGCGGCTGCGTGCACCTGCGCGAGATCGAGTCCCGCTGGCAGGGCACCGACGCGCGGGAGCTGCCCTGCGGGGTGCTGGAGGGCTTGCGCCAGGTGGCCCCGGCCAGCGGCTACCTGACCTTTGAGCGCTTCGTGGCCGGCCTCCGCACTTCCCTGCTGAGCGCCGACGGCGGCCCCCGGGACCCCACGCGCGCCCCGGCCCGGCCCGGGGaccagccgccgccgccgccgcagcgcCTGGTGTTCGCGCCTGCCGACGAGCCGCGGACGGTCCTGGAGAGGAAGCCCCTGCCCCTGGGCGTGCGCGCCCCTCTGGCCGGTCCCAGCGGCGCGGCCCGCAGCCCGGAGCAGTTGTGCGCCCCGGCAGAGGCGGCGCCCTGCCCCGCGGATCCCGAGCGGTCCCAGAGCGCGGCGTTGGAACCGAGCTCCAGTGCGGACGCAG GGGAAGGAAACCTGCTGCCTGTGCATCTCCCACGAGGGACGGGGCTGGGGAGCGGTTCTTCGTGGACTCCGGATCCTGGAGGGCGCCTCCGCGGGCCTGGAGGGAAAGGGGCTTCATGCCTGTCGTG GCAAGCTCATGCATGCATGGACGTGTGCGTGCTCACTGGGGCCAGGCATTCCATGTACATGCACGTGTTGCAGCTGAAGCAGATGAAGGAGCTGGAGCAGGAGAAGGAAGTGCTGCTGCAGGGTTTGGAGATGATGGCGCGGGGCCGTGACTGGTACCAGCAGCAGCTGCAACGAGTGCAGGAGCGCCAGCGCCGCCTGGGCCAGAGCAGAGCCAGCGCC GACTGTGGGGCTGCAGGGAGCCCCCGCCCACTGGGGCGGCTACTGCCCAAGGTACAGGAGGTGGCCCGGTGCCTGGGGGAGCTGCTGGCTGCAGCCTGTGCCAGTCGG GTCCTGCCCCCGTCCTCCTCCGGgcccccctgccctgccctgacgtCCACTTCACCCCTGGGCTGGCAGCAGCAGACCATCCTCATGCTGAAGGAGCAGAACCGACTCCTCACTCAG GAGGTGACCGAGAAGAGTGAGCGCATCACGCAGCTGGAGCAAGAGAAGTCGGCGCTCATTAAGCAGCTGTTTGAGGCCCGCGCCCTGAGCCAACAGGACGGGGGGCCTCTGGATTCCACCTTCATCTAG
- the SAPCD2 gene encoding suppressor APC domain-containing protein 2 isoform X4: MPGGPPVPEGNVGGTLSPAAWTAAWQAHACMDVCVLTGARHSMYMHVLQLKQMKELEQEKEVLLQGLEMMARGRDWYQQQLQRVQERQRRLGQSRASADCGAAGSPRPLGRLLPKVQEVARCLGELLAAACASRVLPPSSSGPPCPALTSTSPLGWQQQTILMLKEQNRLLTQEVTEKSERITQLEQEKSALIKQLFEARALSQQDGGPLDSTFI, encoded by the exons ATGCCCGGCGGGCCCCCCGTGCCCGAGGGGAACGTCGGAGGCACACTATCACCAGCGGCGTGGACTGCGGCCTG GCAAGCTCATGCATGCATGGACGTGTGCGTGCTCACTGGGGCCAGGCATTCCATGTACATGCACGTGTTGCAGCTGAAGCAGATGAAGGAGCTGGAGCAGGAGAAGGAAGTGCTGCTGCAGGGTTTGGAGATGATGGCGCGGGGCCGTGACTGGTACCAGCAGCAGCTGCAACGAGTGCAGGAGCGCCAGCGCCGCCTGGGCCAGAGCAGAGCCAGCGCC GACTGTGGGGCTGCAGGGAGCCCCCGCCCACTGGGGCGGCTACTGCCCAAGGTACAGGAGGTGGCCCGGTGCCTGGGGGAGCTGCTGGCTGCAGCCTGTGCCAGTCGG GTCCTGCCCCCGTCCTCCTCCGGgcccccctgccctgccctgacgtCCACTTCACCCCTGGGCTGGCAGCAGCAGACCATCCTCATGCTGAAGGAGCAGAACCGACTCCTCACTCAG GAGGTGACCGAGAAGAGTGAGCGCATCACGCAGCTGGAGCAAGAGAAGTCGGCGCTCATTAAGCAGCTGTTTGAGGCCCGCGCCCTGAGCCAACAGGACGGGGGGCCTCTGGATTCCACCTTCATCTAG
- the SAPCD2 gene encoding suppressor APC domain-containing protein 2 isoform X2, with protein MAGAAMAERGRVPPPAPAPGTEGLPRAFLQSLRTLFDILDDRRRGCVHLREIESRWQGTDARELPCGVLEGLRQVAPASGYLTFERFVAGLRTSLLSADGGPRDPTRAPARPGDQPPPPPQRLVFAPADEPRTVLERKPLPLGVRAPLAGPSGAARSPEQLCAPAEAAPCPADPERSQSAALEPSSSADAGAVACRALEVDSGDARRAPRARGERRRHTITSGVDCGLLKQMKELEQEKEVLLQGLEMMARGRDWYQQQLQRVQERQRRLGQSRASADCGAAGSPRPLGRLLPKVQEVARCLGELLAAACASRVLPPSSSGPPCPALTSTSPLGWQQQTILMLKEQNRLLTQEVTEKSERITQLEQEKSALIKQLFEARALSQQDGGPLDSTFI; from the exons ATGGCCGGGGCCGCCATGGCCGAGCGGGGTCGCGTGCCTCCCCCCGCACCCGCGCCGGGCACGGAGGGGCTGCCGCGCGCCTTCCTGCAGAGCCTGCGCACCCTCTTCGACATCCTGGACGACCGGCGGCGCGGCTGCGTGCACCTGCGCGAGATCGAGTCCCGCTGGCAGGGCACCGACGCGCGGGAGCTGCCCTGCGGGGTGCTGGAGGGCTTGCGCCAGGTGGCCCCGGCCAGCGGCTACCTGACCTTTGAGCGCTTCGTGGCCGGCCTCCGCACTTCCCTGCTGAGCGCCGACGGCGGCCCCCGGGACCCCACGCGCGCCCCGGCCCGGCCCGGGGaccagccgccgccgccgccgcagcgcCTGGTGTTCGCGCCTGCCGACGAGCCGCGGACGGTCCTGGAGAGGAAGCCCCTGCCCCTGGGCGTGCGCGCCCCTCTGGCCGGTCCCAGCGGCGCGGCCCGCAGCCCGGAGCAGTTGTGCGCCCCGGCAGAGGCGGCGCCCTGCCCCGCGGATCCCGAGCGGTCCCAGAGCGCGGCGTTGGAACCGAGCTCCAGTGCGGACGCAG GTGCAGTGGCCTGCAGGGCCCTGGAGGTGGACTCAGGGGATGCCCGGCGGGCCCCCCGTGCCCGAGGGGAACGTCGGAGGCACACTATCACCAGCGGCGTGGACTGCGGCCTG CTGAAGCAGATGAAGGAGCTGGAGCAGGAGAAGGAAGTGCTGCTGCAGGGTTTGGAGATGATGGCGCGGGGCCGTGACTGGTACCAGCAGCAGCTGCAACGAGTGCAGGAGCGCCAGCGCCGCCTGGGCCAGAGCAGAGCCAGCGCC GACTGTGGGGCTGCAGGGAGCCCCCGCCCACTGGGGCGGCTACTGCCCAAGGTACAGGAGGTGGCCCGGTGCCTGGGGGAGCTGCTGGCTGCAGCCTGTGCCAGTCGG GTCCTGCCCCCGTCCTCCTCCGGgcccccctgccctgccctgacgtCCACTTCACCCCTGGGCTGGCAGCAGCAGACCATCCTCATGCTGAAGGAGCAGAACCGACTCCTCACTCAG GAGGTGACCGAGAAGAGTGAGCGCATCACGCAGCTGGAGCAAGAGAAGTCGGCGCTCATTAAGCAGCTGTTTGAGGCCCGCGCCCTGAGCCAACAGGACGGGGGGCCTCTGGATTCCACCTTCATCTAG